TTTTGAACGACTAAAAAAGGTGACTTTATCGTCAGTCAGGCTTTTTTGTAAGGCTGCTTGGTTCATAAAGCCTTGCATGAGGATAACGCCTGTTGCAGAGTCTTGTACAATAGCAGGTATAAGATCACTTTTTTCAAAGTCGATTGTTTGATAATTACTTAAGTCGATTTTCATAGTCTGGCCGCTACCTGATTGTTTACTAAGAACTGTTTGAGTTCGGGAATATCAATAATATTTTTGTGAAAAACGCTTGCTGCGAGTGCACCATCTACGTTTGCTTGTTGGAATACATCAACAAAGTCTTGCATTGTGCCAGCACCACCAGAGGCAATAAGCGGCACATGACACATCTCACGGATGATATTTAATTGCTCGATATCATAGCCGTTCCTGACACCATCTTGGTTCATACAGTTCAATACTATTTCACCTGCGCCTAAATCTTGCACTCGTTTAACCCATTCATGGGTGGTATAGCGGGTACGAGATGAGGCATTAGGATCACCGGTTAACTGATAGACCAAGTATTGGTTGGTGTCTTTATCGTAAAAGCTATCAATGCCCACAACCACACATTGTTTACCAAATTCATCATGTAATTCTTTGATTAAATTTGGATTTGCAATGGCTGGGCTGTTAATACTTATTTTATCTGCGCCTTGCTCTAATACACGACCTGCATCGCTGACAGATTTTATACCTCCGGCGACACAAAAAGGGATATCGATGTGTCGTGCGATATTTTCAACCCATGATAAATCTAACAATCGTTTTTCGACACTGGCGCTGATCTCATAAAAGACCAGTTCATCTGCACCAGCTTCGCTGTAGGCTTGGGCAAGTGGCAAAATATCGCCGATAATTTCGTGTTGTTTAAATTTGACCCCCTTAACGACTTGGCCATTTTTAACATCTAAACAGGGGATTATGCGTTTGGAGAGCATGCTATGGCCTCCTCAACACTAAAAGCGTTATCTAATAAGGATTTACCTAAAATAATTCCACTTACACCGAGTGCTTTTAGTTTTGCAATATCATCAAGCGAACTGACACCGCCAGATGCTTGCACGTTAATATCGGGAAATTCATTGAGTAAATCTTGATACAAAGGGAACGAAGGCCCAGACATAGTGCCATCTTTACTGATGTCCGTGCATAAAAATTCGTTAACACCTAACTTTTTATAAAAAGCGACCAGTTCAAATAATCCGTATTCAGCATCGTTGATCCAACCATGCGTAGCTGGAAGCCAGCCATCATTCGTCTTGTTCACATCGAGTGCGATGACAAATTTTTCTGGGCCAAATTGGCTGATCCAAGATTTGACTATCTCGCGTTTCTCTATCGCCATCGAGCCAATCACTACTTGCTTCGCGCCGGCTGCTAGCCAAGTGCTGATGTCTGATCCGCTTCGAATGCCGCCGCCGATTTGAAAGGGTACTTTGAGCCCTTCTAATGCTTTTTGAATGTGTTGCCATTGTTTTTTGCTCGGATCACGAGCGCCTTCTAAGTCTACTAAGTGTAATTTAGATGCGCCGCTTCCTGCGTACTCGGCTAAACGAGCACTTAGCTCAAAC
This Pseudoalteromonas ulvae UL12 DNA region includes the following protein-coding sequences:
- the hisF gene encoding imidazole glycerol phosphate synthase subunit HisF, which codes for MLSKRIIPCLDVKNGQVVKGVKFKQHEIIGDILPLAQAYSEAGADELVFYEISASVEKRLLDLSWVENIARHIDIPFCVAGGIKSVSDAGRVLEQGADKISINSPAIANPNLIKELHDEFGKQCVVVGIDSFYDKDTNQYLVYQLTGDPNASSRTRYTTHEWVKRVQDLGAGEIVLNCMNQDGVRNGYDIEQLNIIREMCHVPLIASGGAGTMQDFVDVFQQANVDGALAASVFHKNIIDIPELKQFLVNNQVAARL
- a CDS encoding 1-(5-phosphoribosyl)-5-[(5-phosphoribosylamino)methylideneamino] imidazole-4-carboxamide isomerase translates to MIIPALDVLQNRIVRLYQGKYDTAQFYPFELSARLAEYAGSGASKLHLVDLEGARDPSKKQWQHIQKALEGLKVPFQIGGGIRSGSDISTWLAAGAKQVVIGSMAIEKREIVKSWISQFGPEKFVIALDVNKTNDGWLPATHGWINDAEYGLFELVAFYKKLGVNEFLCTDISKDGTMSGPSFPLYQDLLNEFPDINVQASGGVSSLDDIAKLKALGVSGIILGKSLLDNAFSVEEAIACSPNA